A region of Heliangelus exortis chromosome 4, bHelExo1.hap1, whole genome shotgun sequence DNA encodes the following proteins:
- the APBB2 gene encoding amyloid beta precursor protein binding family B member 2 isoform X6 has product MAERKNAKAMACSSFPERTGVTLDVPLQVDFPTPKTELVQKFHVQYLGMLPVAKPVGMDTLNNAIESLMASSSKEDWMPVTMNVADATVTVINEANEEEILVECRVRFLSFMGVGKDIHTFAFIMDAGNQHFECHVFWCEPNAGNVSEAVQAACMLRYQKCLVARPPSQKVRPPPPPADSVTRRVTTNVKRGVLSLIDTLKQKRPVPEMP; this is encoded by the exons ATGGCCGAGCGGAAGAATGCTAAAGCTATGGCTTGCAGCTCATTTCCAGAGAGGACAGGTGTCACCCTTGATGTTCCTCTGCAAG TAGATTTCCCAACACCAAAGACAGAACTGGTACAGAAGTTCCACGTCCAGTACCTGGGCATGCTCCCTGTAGCTAAACCTGTTG gAATGGATACTCTGAACAATGCCATTGAGAGCCTAATGGCTTCCTCTAGCAAAGAAGACTGGATGCCAGTTACCATGAATGTTGCTGATGCTACTGTCACAGTCATCAATGAAGCA AATGAAGAGGAAATCCTGGTGGAGTGTCGTGTGCGGTTCCTGTCCTTTATGGGAGTAGGGAAGGACATTCACACATTCGCCTTCATTATGGATGCAGGAAACCAGCACTTTGAGTGCCATGTTTTTTGGTGTGAACCAAATGCAGGCAATGTATCAGAAGCTGTTCAGGCTGCTTGTATG TTACGGTATCAGAAGTGCTTAGTAGCCAGACCCCCTTCACAGAAAGTGCGACCACCCCCACCTCCTGCAGACTCGGTGACTCGAAGAGTTACAACTAATGTAAAAAGAGGAGTGTTGTCCCTCATTGACACTTTGAAACAGAAACGCCCGGTCCCTGAGATGCCATAG